In Oharaeibacter diazotrophicus, the genomic window AGGAGAGGTAGAGGTCGTTGTCGCGGCAGTGCTCGTAATAGGACTCGACCGCCGCGGCGCGGGCGGGGTCGTAGTCGCGGAACACCGGCAGACCCATGCGGAAGCCGCACATCGTCGACGCCACGTGGTCCGGCGAACGGCCGACCATGCCGCAGGTCAGCGCCGCCCAGCGCACCAGCGCCTCGCGGCGCTCGACCAGTTCGCGGTGGTTGCGCGGCAGCTGCCAGCAACGCGACACCCGGTCACCGGTCTTCGGCGACACGAAGGTCATCGCCTCGAGGTTCTCGGGCGCGGCCTGATAGTCGTAGAAGCGGCCGGAGGTGGCCACCGCATTGGCGAAGGCCGGATCGGTGGTGACGTCGGCGACGCGGCGCCCGTCGATGTAGATGGTGCGGTCGTCCCGAAGGCTCGCGAGGTGACGTCGACCGTCCTTGACCATGGCGGAATCCTGCTTTCCAAGCTGGATACCGACGCCAGGCTCTCCGCCCCCTGCAATCGGAACGATGTGTCGAAGGTGAAACGCTGGTCCGCTCGCCCGGCCCGCTCCATTTTAGGATCCGAGACCGAACGCAGAGACGGTAGTCGCTCGCCGCGGCGGGCGTCAATCTTGGTGCTGTCCGAAATATAGGCTGGCAACCGGTCCAGGCCGATCGAAGAGCGGGCAGTGTGCCCACGGCTTGGGCAGGGCGGTCAGGCGGGTTCGGCGGCGCGGTCCGGGCGGGCGCGGCGGTGCGCGGCCTCGGCGGCGGCGAGGCCCCAGATCAGACCGAAGGTCAGGTAGAAGTGGCGCCAGTGGTCGGTGTCGATGATCCAGCCGACCACCATGTGCAGGAGGAAGCTGACCACGAGGCACTGCGCGAAGCCCTGCCACGGCCGCGGCTGCCAGAGCAGCGGCAGCGCCCGCCGCAGGGTGAAGCCGACCAGCGTCACGTAGGACACGAAGCCGAGCCAGCCGTATTCCATCAGCGCCTTCAGATAGGTGTTGTGGGTCGCCTCGATGTAGAGCCGGTCGAACTCCCACGGGCCGATGCCGAACGGTTTTTCGGTCGCCAGCATGAAGCCGGCCCAGTGGCGGGCGAAGCGGCCGAGTTCGGCGCCGTCCTTGCCGTCGTAGTCCTGCACCAGCTTGGCGCGCTGGACCAGGATGTCGTAGACGGCCGGGATCGAGGCGGCGACGGCGATCAGCACCACCAGCAGCGCGACGCCGGCGACGACGATGCCGACGAGGCGCAGGCGCTGGCGGTTGGTCGGGAAGTTGGCCGAGACCACGGCGGCGAGCAACGGCAGGCCGACCGCGAGCATGCCCCAGGCGGCGCGCGAGAACGACAGGAACACCCCGAGTACCAGGATCACCAGCCCGAGCACGGTGCCGGGCCGCGTCAGGATCGGGCCGGTCATCAGCCGGCGGGCGAGCACCAGCGACGGCAGGATCAGGAACGGCCCGAACACGTTCGGGTCCTGGAAGGTCGACTTGGCGCGGCCGTAGAGCAGGAAGAGGTCCGGATCGGGCACGAGACGGAAATAGCCGGCGACGCCGAGCAGCGAGACCAGCACCGCGGTTCCGACATAGGCCCGCTCGATCAGCCGGATCCGCCGCCAGTCGTCGGCGGCGAGGGCGGCGTACCACACCGCCGAGATCGCCAGGAACAGGCTGACGCCGACGTAGACCAGCGCGTCGACGAAGCGCGGCGCGCCGGTTTGCGAGGTCGAGAGCAGGCCGCCGGTGACGTAGCAGATCAGGCAGACCAGCAGCGGCCCGACGCTGCGCGGGATCTTCAGGCCGGCCATGAAGTAGACCGGGATCACCGCGACCAGGAACAATTCGTAGGGCGCCGGCTCGAAGATCACGAAGCCGCCGAGGAACACCGCGAGCCAGAGCACGCCGTCCGCCAGGGCGGAGACGCGGACGACCCCGCCGCGCGCGACGGCTGCGGCTCTCTCTGCGCTCATGGACGACGAAACTCCGGACGACGGACGACCGAAGTGTCGGCGAACAGGGTGAACCAATCCTTGACGGAGAGGGTGGCGAAGGGGAGCGACGTGAGCAGGACCGCGGGAGAGAAGAGCGACGCCGAAAGAGAAGATCGCGCGTCGCCCGCAGGGGAGGGCCGCCGGGGCGCTTTCCTAAGTCGACTTGGTCCGCCTCGCGCGGACCAAGGCGCCACATGGATGGGCCGGATCGGATCGCGTCGGCCCGGCCACTCCGAACGTCGCAAGTCCCGCCCGGGGCGGGACCTGCTGCGCCATCCTCAGTAGGCGTTTTCCTGGTTGAGGATGCGGATCGGCGTCATCATCAGGATGTAGAGGTCGAACAGCACCGACCAGTTCTCGATGTAGGCGAGGTCGTGCTCGACGCGGGCCTGGATCTTGGACGGCGAGTCGACCTCCCCGCGCAGACCCGAGATCTGCGCCCAGCCGGTGACGCCGGGCTTGACCTTGTGGCGGGCGAAGTAGCCGTCGACCACCTCTTCCCACAGCCGCTGCGAAGTGTGGGCGTTGACCGCGTGCGGGCGCGGGCCGACCAGCGAGAGCTGGCCGCGCAGCACGTTGAAGAACTGCGGCAGTTCGTCGATCGAGGTGCGCCGGATGAAGCGGCCGACGCGGGTGACGCGCGGATCGCCCTTGGTGACGACGACCTTGGCCGAGGGGTCGGCCTTGTCCGCGTACATCGAGCGGAACTTCAGGACCTCGATCACCTCGTTGTTGAAGCCGTAGCGCTTCTGGCGGAACAGCACGGGGCCGGGGCTGTCGAGCTTGATGGCGACCGCGGTCGCCAGCATCACCGGCGACAGCGTCACGATGGCGAGGGTGCCGAACACGAGGTCGAACACGCGCTTGACCACGCTGTCCCAGCCGGAGATCGGCTTGTCGAACACGTCGAGGAAGGGGACGGTGCCGACGTAGGAATAGGAGCGCGGGCGCAGGCGCAGCTTGTTGGCGTGGGCGGCGAGGCGGATGTCGACCGGCAGCACCCAGAGCTGCTTCAGCACCTGCAGGAGCCGCGTCTCCGCCGACATCGGCAGCGACACGATCACGAGGTCCACTGCTGCGACGCGGGCGAACTCGACGAGGTCGCCGATGGTGCCGAGCTTGGGGTAGCCCTTCTGGTTCTCCGGGCTGCGGTCGTCCGCACGGTCGTCGAAGATGCCGAGGATCTTGATCTCGTTGCCGCCGGAGTCGTCGAGTGCCGTGATCAGGCCCTCGGCGAGCGCACCGCCGCCGACGATGACCGCGCGCTGCTGCAGGCGGCCGGCGCGGGTCATCGAGCCGATCACCATCGAGCTGACGGTGGCGGCGGCCATCAGCGTCACCGTGCCGGCGCCGAGCCAGACCGGGTACCAGCTGCGGCCGACGCCGGGCGCGAAGTCGCCGACGACGATCGTCACCGCGAAGGCGCCGAACACCACCAGCCAGGACGCCAGTACCCGGCCGACGCGGACCTGCGGCCGGCGCAGCATCGAAAGGTCGTAGCCGCCGACGGTCTGGACCGCGAGCGCGACCAGGAAGGGCGCCCCGACGACCGGGCCGAGGCTGCCGAGGCCGAAGTCGGCGGCATCGCCGAGCCAGTAGAGCCGGGCGGCGACGCCGGCGAGGATCAGGCAGAGCGTCTCGAACACGATGACGAGGCCGCTCGCCAGCGACGGCGGGATCGCGGCCTCGTGGAAGGCGTTGGCGACGGCGCGGGCGCGTTCGCCGAGCCGTGTCGGCACCGCCCGGACCGGCGCCGGCGGCGGCTCGGCCGGAGCCAGGGGCGGGAAGTGACGGGCGGTATCCTGGAGCGACATCGGGGCTGCTCTCGGGTTCGGTCGTCGGTTGGCCGTCGGTTGGCCGTCTGCGGTCAGCGGCGCTCGCCGGCCGCGGCGTGGCGGCCGGGCGCGGTGCGCGCCGTCGGATATTCGCGGCTGCCGGCGCGGCGGGCGATCAGCTCGCCGTAGAAGTCGGTGATCTCGTCGGCCATCCGGCGCATCGAGAAACGCGAGGCGACGTCGCGGCGCAGCGCCGCGGCGCGGTCGAGGGCGACCTCCGGGTCGGCGAGGTGGCGCTCGATCGCGGCTGCGAGCAGCGCCGGATTGCCCGGCGGCACCAGCGAGGGCGAATCGTCGCCGAGGATCTCCGGCAGGCCGCCGACGTTGGAGGCGATCACCGGGATGCCGGCCGCGGCGGCCTCGAGCACCACGTAGGGCATCGATTCGGCCAGGCTCGGCAGGATCAGCGCCCGGCCGAGCGCGAGGGCGTCGCGCGTCTGCATCGGATCGTGGAAGCTGACACCGGAAAGGCCGAGGGTGGCGACGCGGGCCTCGTAGGCCGGCCGGTCGTCGCCGGCACCGATCAGGCGGACGGTCGGCGTGATGCCGCGGGCGGCGAGGATGCCGAGTGCCTCGATCAGCACCTGCGGCCCCTTGAGGTCGCGCATCATGCCGAGGAACATCAGGTCGGCGGCGCCGGGGGCGGTCTCGACCGGGGCGAACTCCTCCGGCCTCAGGCCGTTGTAGACCCGCGTCACCGGCCGGCGCGGCGCGGCGACCTTGGCGCGGTAGCAGTTCTCCTCGTAGTCCGACACGAAGACGAGGCCGTCGGTGAAGCGCTCGAAGTTCCGCTCCAGGAGGAAGTAGACCCGCCCGGCGAAGGTGTTCGGATCGTAGTGCAGGCTGCCGCCGTGCGGGCAGTAGAGCCGGATCGGCCGGCGGCCGAACAGGCCGAGCGCGGTGCCGATGGTGCGCACGAAGGCGCCGCCCTTGGCGCCGTGGCCGTGCAGCACGTCGGGCCGCATGTCGCGGACGGTGCCGTAGACGTCTACGGTGGAGCGGATGTCGGCAATCGAGAGCTGCCGGCGCATCGGCACCCGCGTGACGCCGAGCGCGAGTCGCGGGGCGACGCGGGCGATGTGCTCCTCCTCGAACGCGCCGCCGGTCAGGCTGTCGCAGACGATGCCGACGGTGTGCCCGAGTTCGGTCTGGGTCGTCGCGAGGTCGACGACATGGCGGAAGATCCCGCCGATCGGCGCCCGGAGGCAGTGGACGATGCGCAGCGGCTTCACGGACATGGCACGTTCCCGGCTGGTCGGGTCCCTCTTGGTCGGGACAGACCTTGCCAGTGCGCCACCCACGGGGCGGTTAATTCAAAAAGGTGAAGTGAGCCTAAGGTTTACGGACCCTGACCGCGATCGCTCCAATTCGAACCGTCGGCTCAGATGAAGCGCTCGCGGATGCGGATGACGTCGCCGGGCCGGACCGGATCGCTCGCCGGCACGAGGCCGACCGTGGTTTCGCCGTTGATGGTGCGGGTGATCTCGACCCAGCCCTCAGAGGCGCGCGGGCCGTAGCCGCCGGCGATCGCGATCGCGGTCTGGGCGGTCAGGCCGTTGACATAGGTGTACTGGCCGGGGTTGCGGACCTCGCCCATGATGAAGAACGGGCGGTAGGTGTCGACCTCGACCGAGACGTCGGGATTGCGCAGGAAACCGCGGCGCAGTTCGCCGGCGATGCGGCCGGCGAGCTCCTGGGTGGTGGCGCCGCGCGCCGGCACCGAGCCGATCAGCGGCATGGTGACGTGGCCGGACTGGTCGACCGAGTAGGTGTTGGTCAGCGAGGCCTGCTCGAACACGGTGATGCGCAGCCGGTCGCCGCTGTCGAGGCGATAGGGGCCCGCGAGCGCGTCGGCGAACGCCTTCGGGCGTCGGGCCGCCGATGACTGGCAGGCCGTCAGGCCGGAGGCGGCCATCAGCAGCAGGAACGAACGGCGGTGCATCCCGGGACCATCCAGCGACAGACTTGACCAACGGTCGGAAGGGTAGGGACGTCATGGTTAACGAACCGGAAACGCCGGTGCGGCCGCAACCGTGGATTCACCTTTGGACGGGCCGACTTAACGTCGTGGTTACCATGACGGCCGATGATCGGAGGCGGAATCGGTGAAGGTGTTCCGGTGATGACGAGTGGGGACGACGCCGTGCGGCGGGCCGACGAGGACGTGGCGCTGGATCTCAAGGGGATCCTCGCCGCGATCGGCCGTCGCCTGCCCTTCGTGGTGGCGGTGACCGCCGCCGTCGGGATCGGCACCTTCGCGGGCCTGCAGATGGTCTCGCCCAAGTTCGAGGCCGAGACCAAGCTCCTGATCGAGAATCGCGAACCGCCGCTCTCGAACAACTCCTCCACGCCGAACGATCGCACGGTGGTCGACGCCGAGACGGTGGCGAGCCAGGTGCAACTCCTGACCTCGCGCGACCTCGCGCGCCGCGTCGCGGAGAAGAACCACCTCTCCGACCGCGCCGAGTTCGACGGCACCGAGCGCGGCGCCCTCGACGGCGTGCTGGCGCTGGTCGGCATCGGCCGCGACAAGATGCGGGTCTCGCCCGAGGAGCGCGTCGTCGACGCCTTCGTCGAGCGGCTCAAGGTCTATCAGGTCGACGGCTCGCGCGTGATCACCGTACTGTTCCGCTCGACCGACCGCGACCTCGCGGCGACGCTCGCCAACTCGGTCGCCGAGGAATACCTGACGCTCCAGAGCGAGGCCAAGCGGCGCACCAGCGAGGACCAGACCCGCTGGCTCGGCGAGGAGATCGAGAAGCTCCGCGTCAAAGTCCGCGACGCCGACGAGGCGGTCGAGAAATACCGCTCGACCCACGA contains:
- a CDS encoding undecaprenyl-phosphate glucose phosphotransferase; its protein translation is MSLQDTARHFPPLAPAEPPPAPVRAVPTRLGERARAVANAFHEAAIPPSLASGLVIVFETLCLILAGVAARLYWLGDAADFGLGSLGPVVGAPFLVALAVQTVGGYDLSMLRRPQVRVGRVLASWLVVFGAFAVTIVVGDFAPGVGRSWYPVWLGAGTVTLMAAATVSSMVIGSMTRAGRLQQRAVIVGGGALAEGLITALDDSGGNEIKILGIFDDRADDRSPENQKGYPKLGTIGDLVEFARVAAVDLVIVSLPMSAETRLLQVLKQLWVLPVDIRLAAHANKLRLRPRSYSYVGTVPFLDVFDKPISGWDSVVKRVFDLVFGTLAIVTLSPVMLATAVAIKLDSPGPVLFRQKRYGFNNEVIEVLKFRSMYADKADPSAKVVVTKGDPRVTRVGRFIRRTSIDELPQFFNVLRGQLSLVGPRPHAVNAHTSQRLWEEVVDGYFARHKVKPGVTGWAQISGLRGEVDSPSKIQARVEHDLAYIENWSVLFDLYILMMTPIRILNQENAY
- a CDS encoding O-antigen ligase family protein, which translates into the protein MSAERAAAVARGGVVRVSALADGVLWLAVFLGGFVIFEPAPYELFLVAVIPVYFMAGLKIPRSVGPLLVCLICYVTGGLLSTSQTGAPRFVDALVYVGVSLFLAISAVWYAALAADDWRRIRLIERAYVGTAVLVSLLGVAGYFRLVPDPDLFLLYGRAKSTFQDPNVFGPFLILPSLVLARRLMTGPILTRPGTVLGLVILVLGVFLSFSRAAWGMLAVGLPLLAAVVSANFPTNRQRLRLVGIVVAGVALLVVLIAVAASIPAVYDILVQRAKLVQDYDGKDGAELGRFARHWAGFMLATEKPFGIGPWEFDRLYIEATHNTYLKALMEYGWLGFVSYVTLVGFTLRRALPLLWQPRPWQGFAQCLVVSFLLHMVVGWIIDTDHWRHFYLTFGLIWGLAAAEAAHRRARPDRAAEPA
- a CDS encoding glycosyltransferase family 4 protein, whose protein sequence is MSVKPLRIVHCLRAPIGGIFRHVVDLATTQTELGHTVGIVCDSLTGGAFEEEHIARVAPRLALGVTRVPMRRQLSIADIRSTVDVYGTVRDMRPDVLHGHGAKGGAFVRTIGTALGLFGRRPIRLYCPHGGSLHYDPNTFAGRVYFLLERNFERFTDGLVFVSDYEENCYRAKVAAPRRPVTRVYNGLRPEEFAPVETAPGAADLMFLGMMRDLKGPQVLIEALGILAARGITPTVRLIGAGDDRPAYEARVATLGLSGVSFHDPMQTRDALALGRALILPSLAESMPYVVLEAAAAGIPVIASNVGGLPEILGDDSPSLVPPGNPALLAAAIERHLADPEVALDRAAALRRDVASRFSMRRMADEITDFYGELIARRAGSREYPTARTAPGRHAAAGERR
- a CDS encoding polysaccharide biosynthesis/export family protein, whose amino-acid sequence is MHRRSFLLLMAASGLTACQSSAARRPKAFADALAGPYRLDSGDRLRITVFEQASLTNTYSVDQSGHVTMPLIGSVPARGATTQELAGRIAGELRRGFLRNPDVSVEVDTYRPFFIMGEVRNPGQYTYVNGLTAQTAIAIAGGYGPRASEGWVEITRTINGETTVGLVPASDPVRPGDVIRIRERFI